One genomic segment of Amycolatopsis sp. Hca4 includes these proteins:
- a CDS encoding BTAD domain-containing putative transcriptional regulator codes for MRVQFELFGPVRAWRGGRELALGSAQRRALLAVLALKANQFVPRADLVDAIWGDKAPASANGSIYTYVSSLRAALDPNRSAARSEVLTSGSSGYCLQVDPESIDVVRFENLRERARLCQRANDLAGARTALESALALGREEPLAGLPGPYAATQRQRLRELQLELVERWARIALDEGGHQRVLADLGSFTAQHPLREGLQSLHLLALYRCGRRDEALRLFERLRAATVDELGIEPGRELTARYEQIKADDPALWRQPATAPCTAAPAPDRPTGRSGAFVGREEELALLRSVTDGLAAGRGTSLWFEGEPGIGKSALVAAGLAEVSGYTVAFARADELSGHAPLQVLLDGLDITPASADPRRSSAAQGLQRLALDDDRDRSTAVDLLVELVTTLCRERPLVLVLDNLQWADPATLAVWDRLARRCARLPLALIGAGRRPAGHSPLTEVRGALVAHGTHVRSLGPLFPPEVHDLVTELTGAEPGPALRELARTAAGNPLFLRTVLEALADGAVPEPAVGAARPAVPPAALEAISRRLGFLSARASEVLRWAALLDRSFTRGDLAAALGRPPRELDDVLGEVVALGLVVRARSKLAFRHPVVREAFYARTPAAFRLALHRQLAEALADAGALVERVAFQLLAAPVPVDKWQCEWLTREIYHLAARTPLSAMRLLLRVTASHNVPAAAREPLAVATARITLWLEQDPYACTRALASRTNDPAGTTGPHTPEPTVTGLAETRHDHRTPAERRSAAPVRAGWWPACPTAAEPAAAEVPAQRIPAGDGPVAAYWLGRWDAALAELTSLLRGGPASVRPTPGRPGALRQASAIAAVIAAHRSRPDDARTHLMSAWSLPPTGDPGADGTDFTLAADALLTELAGRPEQALARFTDLLVAGDDLARPWLPHLVRLAIDLGEPGQAEAATLVCERTAGQETTALRCRALLDGNHLTALAAARRARDSGDLLGTAQAMEDAAALLAARDEPVKAAAALHTALNAYERLGAVLDAERAEQRIRPVRSRVRR; via the coding sequence ATGCGAGTGCAGTTCGAACTCTTCGGGCCAGTCCGCGCATGGCGCGGCGGCCGTGAGCTGGCGCTGGGCTCGGCGCAGCGCCGGGCGCTGCTCGCCGTTCTGGCGCTGAAGGCCAACCAGTTCGTCCCCCGCGCCGATCTCGTCGACGCCATCTGGGGTGACAAGGCTCCCGCCAGCGCCAACGGCAGCATCTACACCTATGTCTCCTCGCTGCGCGCGGCGCTCGACCCCAACCGGTCCGCCGCTCGTTCCGAGGTGCTGACCTCCGGCAGCTCGGGGTACTGCCTGCAGGTCGATCCCGAATCGATCGACGTCGTCCGCTTCGAGAACCTGCGGGAACGCGCCCGCCTGTGCCAGCGCGCGAACGACCTCGCCGGCGCGCGCACCGCGCTGGAGAGCGCCCTCGCCCTCGGCCGGGAAGAACCGCTGGCCGGGCTGCCCGGACCGTATGCCGCCACCCAGCGCCAACGGCTGCGGGAGCTGCAGCTGGAGCTCGTCGAACGGTGGGCGCGGATCGCGCTCGACGAGGGTGGTCACCAGCGGGTCCTCGCCGACCTGGGGTCTTTCACCGCGCAGCACCCGCTGCGGGAGGGGCTGCAAAGCCTTCACCTGCTCGCGCTCTACCGCTGCGGGCGCCGTGACGAAGCCCTGCGGTTGTTCGAGCGGCTGCGCGCCGCCACCGTCGACGAGCTCGGCATCGAACCGGGCCGCGAGCTCACCGCGCGTTACGAGCAGATCAAAGCCGATGACCCCGCGCTGTGGCGGCAGCCGGCCACCGCTCCGTGCACGGCCGCGCCCGCGCCGGACCGGCCGACCGGCCGGTCCGGCGCCTTCGTCGGCCGCGAGGAGGAGCTGGCGCTCCTGCGGTCGGTGACCGACGGCCTTGCGGCGGGCCGGGGCACGTCGCTCTGGTTCGAAGGGGAACCCGGCATCGGCAAGTCCGCGCTGGTCGCCGCCGGCCTCGCCGAGGTGTCGGGCTACACCGTCGCGTTCGCTCGCGCCGACGAGCTGAGCGGGCACGCCCCGCTCCAGGTGCTGCTCGACGGCCTGGACATCACCCCGGCCTCGGCCGACCCCCGCCGCTCTTCGGCGGCGCAGGGCCTGCAGCGGCTGGCCCTCGACGACGATCGGGACCGGTCCACTGCGGTGGACCTCCTGGTGGAACTGGTCACGACGCTGTGCCGCGAACGCCCCCTCGTCCTGGTGCTCGACAACCTCCAGTGGGCCGATCCCGCCACCCTCGCGGTCTGGGACCGGCTCGCGCGCCGCTGCGCCCGCCTGCCGCTCGCGCTGATCGGCGCGGGCCGCCGCCCGGCCGGGCACTCGCCGCTGACCGAGGTGCGCGGGGCACTGGTGGCGCACGGAACGCACGTGCGGTCCCTGGGGCCGCTTTTCCCTCCGGAGGTCCACGACCTCGTCACCGAGCTCACCGGCGCCGAACCCGGGCCCGCACTGCGGGAACTGGCGAGGACCGCAGCCGGCAACCCGCTGTTCCTCCGCACCGTCCTCGAGGCGCTCGCCGACGGCGCGGTTCCGGAACCTGCGGTCGGTGCGGCCCGCCCGGCCGTGCCCCCGGCCGCGCTGGAAGCCATCAGCCGTCGGCTCGGCTTCCTCTCCGCCCGCGCCTCGGAGGTGCTGCGGTGGGCGGCCCTGCTCGACCGGAGCTTCACCCGCGGCGACCTCGCCGCGGCGCTGGGCCGTCCGCCCCGGGAACTCGACGACGTCCTGGGCGAAGTCGTGGCGCTCGGCCTCGTCGTGCGGGCGCGGAGCAAGCTCGCCTTCCGGCACCCGGTCGTGCGCGAAGCGTTCTACGCCCGGACGCCGGCGGCTTTCCGCCTCGCATTGCACCGGCAGCTGGCGGAAGCCTTGGCCGACGCGGGCGCGCTCGTGGAGCGCGTGGCCTTCCAGCTGCTCGCCGCGCCCGTGCCGGTCGACAAGTGGCAGTGCGAGTGGCTGACACGGGAGATCTACCACCTGGCGGCCCGAACTCCCCTGTCGGCGATGCGGCTGCTGCTCCGGGTCACCGCCTCGCACAACGTGCCAGCCGCCGCGCGCGAGCCGCTAGCGGTCGCCACGGCGCGCATCACCCTCTGGCTCGAACAGGACCCGTACGCCTGCACGAGGGCGCTGGCGTCGCGGACGAACGATCCGGCCGGTACCACCGGACCCCACACCCCCGAGCCCACGGTCACCGGCCTCGCCGAGACCCGGCACGACCACCGCACCCCGGCGGAACGGCGCAGCGCGGCGCCGGTGCGGGCCGGCTGGTGGCCCGCCTGCCCGACCGCCGCCGAGCCGGCGGCGGCGGAGGTGCCCGCGCAGCGGATACCGGCCGGCGACGGCCCGGTGGCCGCCTACTGGCTGGGCCGCTGGGACGCCGCGCTCGCCGAGCTGACCAGCCTGCTGCGCGGTGGCCCGGCTTCCGTCCGGCCCACTCCCGGCCGTCCCGGGGCGTTGCGGCAGGCCAGTGCGATCGCCGCGGTGATCGCCGCCCACCGGAGCCGCCCGGACGACGCGCGGACGCACCTGATGTCCGCCTGGAGCCTGCCCCCCACCGGCGACCCCGGCGCCGACGGCACGGACTTCACCCTCGCGGCCGATGCGCTGCTCACCGAGCTGGCGGGCCGGCCGGAACAAGCGCTCGCCCGGTTCACCGACCTGCTGGTGGCTGGGGACGACCTCGCTCGGCCGTGGCTGCCCCACCTGGTCCGGCTCGCCATCGACCTCGGCGAGCCCGGCCAGGCGGAAGCGGCCACCCTGGTGTGCGAGCGCACCGCGGGCCAGGAGACCACGGCGCTCCGGTGCCGTGCGCTGCTCGACGGAAACCACCTCACGGCGCTGGCCGCGGCGCGCCGAGCGCGCGACTCCGGTGACCTGCTCGGCACCGCGCAGGCCATGGAGGACGCGGCCGCGCTGCTCGCCGCCCGCGACGAGCCGGTCAAGGCCGCCGCGGCCCTGCACACGGCGCTGAACGCCTACGAACGGCTGGGCGCCGTGCTGGACGCCGAACGGGCCGAACAGCGGATCCGGCCCGTGCGATCGCGAGTCCGCCGGTGA
- a CDS encoding BTAD domain-containing putative transcriptional regulator: protein MSGHRLRVAVLGTLRAWLDDREVALGPARQRAVFAALAIRATAARPATRGELIEAVWGQAAPASADGSIHTYISGLRRTLEPGRTRWSTGGLLMSDAAGYRLRLDGDALDARLFGCLHEKARSRWLAGDAGGTIEILERALALWSGEALTGVPGPHAEALRTSLTRQRVLAQELRAEALLAHGGHEDLVPELTVLVREHPLREPLWRLLMTALHRGGRTTEALDTFRTAREVLRRELGTVPGPELIEAHRRILTGDPAATPPAEAGPRHRARPGGVAHVSVRHGDDAPDFRGRRPEIARLRQFADDVVAGRGRTVWVEGEPGIGKSELLAAALGDVAGRGCHLAWAAASELGPPVPLQVFTEGLGLASAAGAEQALAHVERLCASAPLVLVVDDLQWADEASVLLWNRLSAVTHRLPLLLVAASRPSGRREDLARVRRAAELRGLEVLTLEPLAPADAEALTEDLVGGRPGPRLRSLTGRAAGHPLYLREVTTALVQAGAIELENGVAELRDDTALTVPGSLLGAVDRTLAQLDEVTREAARRAAVLGTEFGLVPVAASMGLQPSALLGAFGALMELGVVVDAGTRLAFRHPLLRWAVYHEIPTAERAAWHRRAAEVLADTGAGIEPVARQLTAVPAEVDDWVTGWLAEHHAALAVHAPSVAATLLRRVLDESPPAGPHREQLLAANVRVPSGPAREPHDPAHDLERAAQPHPTAPGRTPRRADPTRAAARPGCDDAPGTPSSWSPRRPSPSLGRGVPGRAARRTHRATPIGHAGEPPWLVKPAEGGHGAARGHGKHAHPPVEERPEQAGNPRVPPGGRPATAT from the coding sequence GTGAGCGGGCACCGGCTCCGGGTCGCCGTGCTCGGTACCCTGCGTGCCTGGCTCGACGACCGGGAGGTCGCCCTCGGGCCGGCCCGGCAGCGGGCCGTCTTCGCCGCGCTGGCGATCCGCGCGACGGCGGCGCGGCCCGCCACACGGGGCGAGCTGATCGAAGCCGTCTGGGGCCAGGCTGCGCCGGCGAGCGCGGACGGCAGCATCCACACCTACATCTCCGGGCTGCGCCGCACCCTGGAGCCGGGCCGGACGCGGTGGTCGACCGGCGGACTGCTTATGTCGGACGCGGCCGGGTACCGCCTACGGCTGGACGGGGACGCCCTCGACGCGCGTCTCTTCGGTTGCCTGCACGAGAAAGCACGCTCCCGGTGGCTGGCCGGCGACGCCGGCGGCACGATCGAGATCCTGGAGCGGGCGTTGGCGCTGTGGAGCGGTGAAGCCCTCACCGGCGTGCCCGGCCCGCACGCCGAAGCGTTGCGGACCAGCCTGACCCGGCAGCGGGTGCTCGCCCAGGAACTGCGCGCCGAGGCCCTCCTCGCCCACGGGGGGCACGAAGACCTGGTACCCGAGCTGACCGTGCTGGTCCGGGAGCACCCGTTGCGCGAACCACTGTGGCGGCTGCTGATGACCGCGCTGCACCGCGGCGGCCGGACCACGGAAGCGCTGGACACGTTCCGCACCGCTCGTGAGGTTCTGCGGCGGGAGCTGGGCACCGTGCCCGGCCCGGAACTCATCGAGGCCCACCGGCGGATCCTGACCGGCGACCCGGCCGCCACCCCGCCCGCGGAAGCCGGGCCCCGGCACCGGGCGCGGCCTGGCGGGGTCGCCCACGTCTCGGTCCGCCACGGCGACGACGCGCCCGATTTCCGCGGACGCCGGCCCGAGATCGCCCGGCTGCGGCAGTTCGCCGACGACGTCGTGGCCGGGCGCGGACGCACGGTCTGGGTCGAAGGGGAGCCGGGGATCGGGAAGTCCGAGCTGCTCGCCGCCGCCCTGGGCGACGTCGCCGGGCGCGGCTGCCACCTCGCGTGGGCCGCGGCGAGCGAGCTCGGGCCGCCGGTCCCGCTGCAGGTGTTCACCGAGGGCCTCGGGCTCGCCTCGGCGGCCGGTGCGGAACAGGCGCTCGCGCACGTGGAACGGCTCTGCGCGAGCGCACCGCTGGTCCTCGTGGTCGACGACCTCCAGTGGGCCGACGAAGCGAGCGTGCTGCTGTGGAACCGGCTCTCCGCGGTCACGCACCGGCTCCCGCTGCTGCTCGTGGCCGCATCCCGGCCGTCCGGACGGCGGGAGGACCTCGCCCGGGTGCGCCGCGCGGCCGAGCTGCGCGGCCTGGAAGTGCTCACCCTGGAACCGCTGGCGCCCGCCGACGCCGAGGCCCTGACCGAGGACCTCGTCGGCGGCCGGCCCGGCCCCCGGCTGCGCTCGCTGACCGGCAGGGCGGCCGGCCACCCCCTGTACTTGCGTGAAGTGACGACCGCGCTGGTGCAGGCGGGCGCGATCGAACTCGAGAACGGCGTCGCCGAGCTGCGGGACGACACGGCCCTGACCGTGCCCGGCTCGCTGCTCGGCGCGGTGGACCGGACGCTGGCGCAGCTGGACGAAGTGACCCGCGAGGCGGCCCGCCGGGCGGCGGTGCTGGGCACGGAGTTCGGCCTGGTGCCGGTGGCCGCCTCGATGGGTTTGCAGCCGTCGGCGCTGCTCGGCGCGTTCGGTGCGCTGATGGAGCTGGGCGTCGTCGTCGACGCCGGGACGCGGCTGGCCTTCCGCCACCCGCTGCTGCGCTGGGCCGTGTACCACGAGATCCCCACCGCCGAACGAGCCGCGTGGCACCGCCGCGCGGCCGAGGTGCTCGCCGACACGGGCGCGGGCATCGAGCCCGTCGCCCGGCAGCTGACGGCGGTGCCGGCCGAGGTGGACGACTGGGTGACCGGCTGGCTGGCCGAGCACCACGCGGCCCTCGCGGTCCACGCCCCGTCGGTGGCCGCCACGCTGCTGCGGCGGGTGCTCGACGAGAGCCCTCCGGCCGGCCCGCACCGGGAACAGCTGCTCGCCGCGAACGTCCGGGTGCCGTCCGGGCCGGCGCGGGAACCGCACGATCCGGCGCACGACCTCGAACGTGCGGCGCAGCCGCACCCCACCGCGCCGGGGCGCACGCCCCGGCGCGCCGACCCCACCCGCGCGGCTGCCAGGCCCGGGTGCGACGACGCACCGGGCACGCCGTCGTCGTGGTCGCCACGGCGGCCGTCGCCGAGCCTCGGCCGCGGGGTCCCTGGCCGGGCCGCCCGGCGCACGCACCGCGCCACGCCGATCGGCCACGCCGGTGAGCCGCCGTGGCTGGTCAAGCCGGCCGAAGGCGGCCACGGGGCGGCACGGGGGCACGGCAAGCACGCCCACCCACCGGTCGAAGAGCGGCCCGAGCAGGCGGGGAACCCCCGCGTGCCGCCGGGCGGCCGGCCGGCCACGGCCACCTGA
- a CDS encoding response regulator transcription factor — translation MEPVRVAVRTADPIMHAGLTSFLRTRAELSVVEPGELTERDVLVVHADRMTPQVAAELRGEGVQARVPKVLLAGEVHEKDIVTAVECRVVAVLPRARTSGERLVEAVLSVVPERGLLPTELVGRLLETVRRLERAVPAGRGAGAAGLTAREVDVLRLMADGCDTAEIADKLCYSERTVKNTVYGLTNRLNLRNRPHAVAYAMRAGVI, via the coding sequence GTGGAACCGGTACGAGTCGCGGTGCGGACCGCCGACCCGATCATGCACGCGGGGCTGACGAGTTTCCTGCGGACCCGCGCCGAGCTGTCGGTCGTCGAGCCGGGCGAGCTGACCGAGCGGGACGTCCTGGTGGTCCACGCCGACCGGATGACCCCGCAGGTCGCCGCGGAGCTGCGGGGCGAGGGCGTTCAGGCCCGCGTGCCCAAGGTGCTGCTGGCCGGTGAAGTCCACGAGAAGGACATCGTGACCGCCGTCGAATGCCGGGTGGTCGCGGTGCTTCCCCGGGCTCGGACGTCGGGGGAGCGCCTCGTCGAAGCCGTGCTGTCGGTGGTGCCCGAACGCGGCCTCCTGCCCACCGAGCTGGTCGGCAGGCTGCTCGAAACCGTGCGGCGGCTCGAACGCGCGGTCCCGGCCGGGCGCGGAGCCGGCGCCGCCGGGCTGACCGCCCGCGAGGTGGACGTGCTGCGGCTGATGGCCGACGGCTGCGACACCGCGGAAATCGCGGACAAGCTGTGCTACTCCGAGCGCACGGTGAAGAACACCGTCTACGGCTTGACCAACCGCCTCAACCTGCGCAACCGGCCGCACGCGGTGGCCTACGCGATGCGGGCGGGCGTGATCTGA
- a CDS encoding acetoacetate decarboxylase family protein — translation MSEQTGGGMATRDRMSETGVAPEGARPDFTFAEGLADLRRRQGPGTLKYRNAKFLSVTVPVDRQRCDALLPTGLRMGEDATALLFVADYPWTNFNSVYREAALFLNVKHGPFRAAHCPWIVVDEDTALIGGRETLGFPKKIAEIDWVEDDSGVRATVRRRGVELLSLHGVPGEPASSLPPIFDQPFRNVLGTLGLSVPRLVTFRTADEPLEQRAAEVALTVGGSYTDPLDTLVAGPPRAGHFRRVNMRVGRLPLPVGLVSPAYLLRTHPLRAS, via the coding sequence GTGAGTGAGCAGACGGGAGGCGGCATGGCCACGCGGGACCGGATGTCCGAAACGGGAGTGGCGCCCGAGGGGGCGCGGCCGGACTTCACCTTCGCCGAGGGGCTGGCCGACCTGCGGCGGCGGCAGGGGCCCGGCACCCTCAAGTACCGGAACGCGAAGTTCCTGTCGGTCACGGTGCCGGTCGACCGGCAGCGGTGTGACGCCTTGCTGCCCACGGGCCTGCGGATGGGCGAGGACGCCACCGCGCTGCTGTTCGTCGCCGACTACCCCTGGACGAACTTCAACAGCGTCTACCGCGAAGCGGCCCTGTTCCTCAACGTCAAGCACGGGCCCTTCCGCGCGGCGCACTGCCCGTGGATCGTCGTGGACGAGGACACCGCCCTGATCGGCGGCCGGGAAACCCTCGGCTTCCCGAAGAAGATCGCCGAAATCGACTGGGTGGAGGACGACAGCGGCGTCCGGGCGACCGTGCGCCGCCGCGGCGTGGAACTGCTGAGCCTGCACGGCGTTCCGGGGGAACCGGCGTCGTCGCTGCCACCGATCTTCGACCAGCCCTTCCGCAACGTGCTCGGCACCCTCGGGCTGTCGGTGCCCCGCCTGGTCACCTTCCGCACCGCCGACGAGCCGCTGGAGCAGCGTGCGGCCGAGGTGGCGCTGACGGTGGGCGGGTCCTACACCGACCCCCTGGACACGCTGGTCGCTGGCCCGCCGCGCGCGGGTCACTTCCGGCGGGTGAACATGCGGGTCGGCCGGCTGCCGCTGCCGGTGGGCCTGGTTTCCCCGGCCTACCTGCTGCGCACCCACCCCTTGCGGGCGAGCTGA
- a CDS encoding alcohol dehydrogenase catalytic domain-containing protein, with protein sequence MGPTAGKPPATMQAVRFDRATGELRLAEVPTPAPAAGEVLVKVAACGICQSDVRRIDGEIEPRLARYTPGHEAAGVVAAAGSRVRRWAPGDRVVLAAGRQCGECAACRGGAGADSCTDLRLPATHHDGVWAEYAVTSETALVPVPDAIPLEQATVLSGAVATPYGAIETARLRPAEGVGVWGLGGLGIHLVQLARLCGASPIIALDIRPAARELALGRGADLALDPANTRLESYIRGVTDGRGLDVAFDFVGRACSFGQARAVLGDRGRLVVVGTSLDVGEAVPEFASMRHDQTVVAHTGYRVRHLEDVVGLVGRGRLDVSASIGAVLPLARVAEGLQRMRERDGDLLRLLLRP encoded by the coding sequence ATGGGGCCGACCGCGGGCAAGCCACCCGCGACGATGCAGGCAGTCCGGTTCGACCGGGCGACCGGTGAGCTGCGGCTCGCCGAGGTGCCGACCCCGGCACCGGCCGCAGGCGAAGTGCTGGTCAAGGTCGCGGCCTGTGGCATCTGCCAGTCCGACGTGCGCCGCATCGACGGCGAGATCGAGCCCCGGCTGGCGCGCTACACGCCCGGCCACGAAGCAGCGGGCGTGGTCGCGGCCGCCGGATCGCGTGTGCGGCGCTGGGCCCCCGGCGACCGCGTGGTGCTGGCCGCGGGACGCCAGTGCGGCGAATGCGCCGCCTGCCGGGGCGGGGCCGGTGCCGACAGCTGCACCGACCTGCGGCTACCGGCCACCCACCACGACGGCGTGTGGGCGGAGTACGCCGTCACGTCCGAGACGGCGCTGGTTCCCGTGCCCGATGCCATCCCGCTGGAGCAGGCCACGGTCCTGTCCGGGGCGGTGGCCACCCCGTACGGCGCGATCGAGACCGCCCGGTTGCGCCCGGCCGAAGGGGTCGGTGTCTGGGGCCTCGGCGGGCTGGGCATCCACCTCGTCCAGCTCGCCCGCCTGTGCGGTGCATCGCCGATCATCGCCCTCGACATCCGGCCGGCGGCCCGCGAACTCGCGCTGGGCCGCGGCGCGGACCTCGCACTCGACCCGGCGAACACGCGGCTGGAGTCCTACATCCGGGGCGTCACCGACGGCCGCGGCCTCGACGTGGCCTTCGACTTCGTCGGCCGGGCCTGCTCCTTCGGCCAGGCCCGTGCCGTGCTCGGCGACCGAGGACGGCTGGTCGTCGTGGGTACTTCGCTCGACGTGGGTGAAGCGGTCCCGGAGTTCGCCTCGATGCGCCACGACCAGACCGTTGTCGCGCACACCGGCTACCGGGTCAGGCACCTGGAGGACGTGGTCGGGCTGGTGGGCCGCGGCCGCCTCGACGTGTCCGCATCGATCGGCGCCGTCCTGCCGCTGGCCCGTGTCGCCGAAGGGCTGCAGCGGATGCGAGAGCGCGACGGCGACCTGCTTCGCCTGCTGCTGCGGCCATAG
- a CDS encoding BTAD domain-containing putative transcriptional regulator translates to MTGPENALRVDLLGELRVRVADREVAVGPPRQRAVLAILALRAGATVSRAELIDGVWGDTPPASVEGSVHTYIHGLRRVLAGAGEVLQRTGTGYRLTLDPELVDVMAADAQVRRARELVVARNAAAAAGVLGECLQLWRGVPLSEVPGPLAEAERVRLTELRFQLVEERAELLLALARHREVVGELADAVQAEPFRERLRVLLMLALYRSGRRADALAEFEAARRLFVAELGLDPGPELRELQARVLRADPGLDAPSVASAAPVPAQLPHEILDFVGRADELAELTRWREKRGQSSGALVISAVDGGGGVGKTALAVRFARRVAGEYPDGQLYLNLRGFDPSRPPLSATEALGQLLWSLGVGAQREDHDAQVAIYRSLLSDKRMLILLDNAESTEQVRELLPGPSNSLVLITSRNRLSGLVVRDGAHRLTLGVLTEAEALELLRTSVGRARIDGEPAAAAELARLCGYLPLALRIAAEKISVNPGASLADLVANLTAEQDRLDALEAGDDEMSSVRAVFSWSYHSLDPEVARAFRYLGTLPGPTIGPRAAAALTDGRAATAGALLARLYEQNLLERVGERYGFHDLVRVYAAELAEQEDSSEERIAALRRLIGWYVYAVRAAYLRIMTVDTVFDTGVPETPYELPDFATSDDAFAWSHAEAANIRAVTQCAAELGDHQAAWQMPWYMYNYYYSAGLLTEWVEVLDIAYRSAQQLADVAPQLQVLNQIGIANSRLGRNDVAVRHLEHALEVTAKTGNHHFRLRLLVNLASTLREMKHYERGIAHAREAVQLAADTGGHYEHAGSLDALCELYVEAGRPAEALECGTAGLAAARAGMIDLMEVNLLINIGHAHRDLGDRVAALQHYEAALDLCARLGNRYHEALARFGVAELRRRDADHAAASEHATRALEAFVSIGAEEAEDARAFLRSLDGEGALDAG, encoded by the coding sequence GTGACCGGCCCTGAGAACGCGTTGCGGGTCGATCTGCTCGGTGAGCTGCGGGTCCGCGTGGCGGACCGTGAAGTCGCCGTCGGGCCGCCACGGCAGCGGGCGGTGCTGGCGATCCTCGCTTTGCGGGCCGGGGCGACGGTCTCGCGCGCGGAACTGATCGACGGAGTGTGGGGGGACACACCCCCCGCGTCGGTCGAAGGCAGCGTGCACACCTACATCCACGGGTTGCGCCGGGTGCTCGCGGGGGCCGGCGAGGTGCTCCAGCGCACGGGAACGGGCTACCGGCTCACGCTCGACCCTGAGCTCGTCGACGTGATGGCGGCCGACGCGCAGGTGCGGCGGGCCCGGGAACTGGTGGTGGCCAGGAACGCCGCGGCGGCGGCCGGCGTGCTGGGCGAGTGCCTGCAGCTGTGGCGGGGCGTGCCGCTGTCCGAGGTGCCGGGGCCGTTGGCGGAGGCGGAGCGGGTCCGGCTGACGGAGCTGCGGTTCCAGCTGGTGGAGGAGCGGGCGGAGCTGCTGCTGGCCTTGGCCCGGCACCGTGAGGTGGTCGGTGAGCTGGCGGATGCGGTGCAGGCGGAGCCGTTCCGGGAGCGGTTGCGGGTGTTGCTGATGCTGGCGCTCTATCGGAGTGGGCGGCGGGCGGATGCGCTGGCGGAGTTCGAGGCGGCGCGGCGGTTGTTCGTGGCGGAGCTGGGGCTGGACCCGGGTCCGGAGCTGAGGGAATTGCAGGCGCGGGTGCTGCGCGCGGACCCGGGGCTGGACGCGCCGTCCGTGGCTTCCGCCGCCCCGGTGCCGGCCCAGTTGCCGCACGAGATCCTGGACTTCGTCGGCCGGGCCGACGAACTGGCGGAGCTGACCCGGTGGCGGGAGAAGCGCGGGCAGAGTTCCGGCGCGCTGGTGATCTCGGCGGTCGACGGCGGCGGCGGGGTCGGCAAGACCGCGTTGGCCGTGCGGTTCGCCCGCCGGGTCGCCGGCGAATACCCGGACGGGCAGCTGTACCTGAACCTGCGCGGGTTCGATCCTAGCCGGCCACCGCTCTCGGCGACCGAGGCCCTCGGCCAGCTGCTGTGGTCGCTCGGGGTGGGCGCCCAGCGCGAGGACCACGACGCGCAGGTGGCGATCTACCGGTCCCTGCTCTCGGACAAGCGCATGCTGATCCTGCTCGACAACGCCGAATCCACCGAGCAGGTACGCGAGCTGCTGCCGGGTCCGTCGAACAGCCTGGTGCTGATCACCAGCCGCAACCGGCTCAGCGGCCTGGTGGTGCGCGACGGCGCGCACCGCCTCACCCTGGGGGTGCTCACCGAGGCCGAGGCCCTGGAGCTGCTGCGCACCTCGGTGGGGCGGGCGCGGATCGACGGCGAACCCGCCGCGGCCGCGGAGCTGGCGCGGTTGTGCGGGTACCTGCCCTTGGCGTTGAGGATCGCCGCGGAGAAGATCTCGGTCAACCCCGGTGCGAGCTTGGCGGACCTGGTGGCGAACCTGACCGCCGAGCAGGACCGGCTGGACGCCCTGGAGGCCGGTGACGACGAGATGTCGTCGGTGCGGGCGGTGTTTTCCTGGTCCTACCACTCACTCGACCCCGAAGTCGCCCGTGCGTTCCGCTACCTGGGCACGCTGCCCGGCCCGACCATCGGGCCCCGGGCCGCAGCGGCCCTGACCGACGGCCGCGCCGCCACCGCGGGCGCGCTGCTCGCCCGGTTGTACGAACAGAACCTGCTGGAGCGCGTCGGCGAGCGCTACGGCTTCCACGACCTCGTGCGCGTCTACGCCGCCGAACTCGCCGAACAGGAGGACAGCTCCGAGGAGCGCATCGCCGCGCTGCGGCGCCTGATTGGCTGGTACGTCTACGCCGTGCGGGCGGCTTACCTGCGCATCATGACCGTCGACACGGTGTTCGACACCGGTGTGCCCGAGACACCGTACGAGCTGCCGGACTTCGCCACCAGCGACGACGCCTTCGCGTGGTCCCACGCCGAAGCAGCGAACATCCGGGCGGTCACGCAGTGCGCGGCGGAGCTGGGCGACCACCAGGCGGCCTGGCAAATGCCCTGGTACATGTACAACTACTACTACTCGGCCGGGTTGCTCACCGAGTGGGTGGAGGTCCTCGACATCGCCTACCGGTCCGCGCAGCAGCTGGCCGATGTGGCACCGCAGCTGCAGGTGCTGAACCAGATCGGCATCGCGAACTCCCGGCTGGGCCGCAACGACGTCGCCGTGCGGCACCTGGAGCACGCTCTGGAGGTGACCGCGAAAACGGGCAACCACCACTTCCGGCTCCGCCTGCTCGTCAACCTGGCTTCGACATTGCGGGAGATGAAGCACTACGAGCGCGGGATAGCCCACGCTCGTGAGGCCGTGCAACTGGCCGCCGACACTGGTGGGCACTACGAGCACGCCGGTTCGCTCGACGCGTTGTGCGAACTGTACGTCGAGGCGGGCCGCCCGGCGGAAGCCCTGGAGTGCGGTACGGCGGGACTGGCGGCGGCGCGCGCCGGGATGATCGACCTGATGGAGGTCAACCTCCTGATCAACATCGGGCACGCACACCGCGACCTGGGCGACCGGGTGGCCGCCCTTCAGCACTACGAAGCGGCGCTGGACCTCTGCGCGAGGCTGGGCAACCGTTACCACGAAGCCCTGGCCCGCTTCGGCGTGGCGGAGCTGCGGCGGCGGGATGCGGACCACGCCGCCGCCAGCGAGCACGCGACCCGTGCGCTGGAGGCGTTCGTCAGCATCGGCGCCGAAGAAGCCGAGGACGCTCGGGCGTTCCTCAGGTCGCTGGACGGCGAGGGCGCCCTCGACGCCGGGTGA